In a genomic window of Bradyrhizobium ontarionense:
- a CDS encoding AraC family transcriptional regulator — MSTNPAQKALWFIESHLSAPLSLDDVAGMAGVSRFHIVRAFAAATGHSVMRYVRLRRLSEAARALANGAPDILSLALEADYGSHEAFTRAFRDQLGITPDAVRARASVAGLSLQEPVMMDSSPLATLTPPRLVHNNALLVAGVAERFSHDNGAGIPALWRRFHQMVGGIPARVGGLAYGVCCNGDDAGNFDYIAGVEVADFSDLPRAFARIRIPAATFAVFSHAEHISMIRRTVSTIWNHWLPSSGYTVADAPNFERYDRCFDPLTGNGGLEIWVPIVT, encoded by the coding sequence ATGTCGACCAATCCGGCCCAGAAGGCGCTCTGGTTCATCGAAAGCCATCTGTCGGCGCCGCTGTCGCTCGATGACGTCGCCGGCATGGCCGGCGTGTCACGCTTCCACATCGTGCGCGCATTCGCCGCGGCCACCGGCCACTCGGTGATGCGCTATGTGCGGCTGCGTCGACTCAGCGAGGCGGCACGTGCGCTCGCGAATGGTGCGCCGGATATTCTCAGCCTGGCGCTGGAGGCGGACTACGGCTCCCATGAAGCATTCACCCGCGCGTTTCGCGATCAGCTCGGTATCACGCCGGACGCGGTGCGCGCACGCGCTTCGGTCGCCGGTCTGTCGTTGCAGGAGCCTGTCATGATGGATTCGAGCCCGCTTGCCACCCTTACGCCTCCGCGCCTCGTGCACAACAACGCGCTGCTCGTCGCGGGTGTCGCCGAGCGGTTCAGCCATGACAACGGAGCCGGCATTCCGGCGCTATGGCGCCGCTTTCACCAGATGGTTGGGGGGATTCCGGCCCGTGTCGGCGGTCTCGCTTACGGCGTCTGCTGCAACGGCGATGATGCCGGCAATTTCGACTACATCGCCGGCGTCGAGGTGGCTGATTTTTCCGACCTGCCGCGCGCGTTCGCCAGAATCCGCATCCCGGCAGCGACCTTCGCCGTGTTCTCCCATGCTGAGCACATCTCGATGATTCGCCGCACCGTCAGCACGATCTGGAATCATTGGCTGCCGTCGTCGGGCTACACGGTTGCGGATGCGCCGAACTTCGAGCGCTATGACCGGTGCTTCGATCCGCTCACCGGCAATGGCGGTCTCGAGATCTGGGTGCCGATCGTTACCTAG
- a CDS encoding SMP-30/gluconolactonase/LRE family protein, with product MSNMRVLATDLEFPEGPVVMPDGSVVLVEIRGRRLTRVWPDGRKDVVAQIPGGPNGAALGPDGKIYICNNGGFSWIPTGKIIMPGPQPEDYLGGSIQRVDLQSGKVETVVSRCGEHELRGPNDLVFDRHGGLWFSDLGKRRARDMDVGAFYYLKPGMSEIVEAVHGILPANGIGLSPDEKTVYIAETPTARLWAYDLSEPGTVKPREVIYRGERGRPLAGLGGYQMFDSLAVEAGGNVCVATLVSGCISVIAPDGTLVEQVPTGDRVTTNIAFGGPELKTAYITLSGRGELVAMDWPRPGLPLNFLNK from the coding sequence ATGTCCAACATGCGCGTGCTCGCCACCGATCTCGAATTTCCGGAAGGGCCGGTGGTGATGCCCGACGGCTCCGTGGTGCTGGTCGAGATCCGCGGCCGGCGCCTGACGCGGGTGTGGCCCGACGGACGCAAGGACGTGGTGGCGCAGATTCCGGGCGGGCCGAACGGCGCCGCGCTCGGACCGGACGGCAAGATCTACATCTGCAACAATGGCGGCTTCTCCTGGATTCCGACCGGCAAGATCATCATGCCGGGCCCGCAGCCGGAGGACTATCTCGGCGGCTCGATCCAGCGCGTCGATCTGCAGAGCGGCAAGGTCGAGACCGTGGTCAGCCGCTGCGGCGAGCATGAGCTGCGCGGGCCCAACGACCTCGTGTTCGACCGGCACGGCGGATTGTGGTTCTCCGATCTCGGCAAGCGCCGCGCCCGCGACATGGATGTCGGCGCGTTCTACTATCTCAAGCCCGGCATGAGCGAGATCGTCGAGGCCGTCCACGGCATCCTGCCGGCCAACGGCATCGGCCTGTCGCCCGACGAGAAGACGGTCTACATCGCGGAGACGCCGACCGCGCGGCTGTGGGCCTACGACCTCTCGGAGCCCGGCACCGTCAAGCCGCGCGAGGTGATCTATCGCGGCGAGCGTGGCCGTCCGCTCGCGGGCCTCGGCGGCTACCAGATGTTCGATTCGCTCGCGGTCGAGGCCGGCGGCAATGTCTGCGTCGCAACGCTGGTGTCGGGCTGCATCAGCGTGATCGCCCCCGACGGCACCCTGGTCGAGCAAGTGCCGACCGGTGACCGCGTGACGACGAACATCGCCTTCGGCGGGCCGGAGCTGAAGACGGCCTACATCACGCTGTCGGGCCGGGGCGAACTGGTGGCGATGGACTGGCCGCGGCCGGGCCTGCCGCTGAATTTTCTGAACAAGTGA
- a CDS encoding GNAT family N-acetyltransferase yields the protein MPFLEPVTLRGPHASLVPLSPDHHDALVEAVSDGELWNLWYTAVPKPETMAREIERRLGLLAAGSMQPFTVLDADGRVAGMTTYMNVDAANRRVEIGSTWYAKRVQRSALNTQCKRLLLAHAFEAMNCIAVEFRTHFFNHQSRRAIERLGAKQDGILRSHQIAPNGTLRDTVVYSITASEWPTVKAHLDYQLNDKPR from the coding sequence ATGCCCTTTCTCGAACCGGTCACCCTCCGCGGCCCGCACGCCAGCCTTGTGCCGCTGTCGCCGGACCATCACGACGCGCTGGTCGAGGCCGTCAGCGACGGCGAATTGTGGAACCTGTGGTACACCGCAGTTCCGAAACCCGAGACCATGGCCAGGGAGATCGAACGCCGCCTCGGCCTGCTCGCGGCCGGTAGCATGCAGCCGTTCACGGTGCTCGATGCCGACGGGCGCGTGGCCGGCATGACCACCTACATGAATGTCGATGCCGCCAACCGCCGTGTCGAGATCGGCTCGACCTGGTACGCGAAGCGGGTGCAGCGCAGCGCGCTCAACACGCAGTGCAAGAGGCTGTTGCTGGCGCACGCGTTCGAGGCGATGAACTGCATCGCCGTCGAGTTCCGCACGCATTTCTTCAATCACCAGAGCCGGCGCGCCATCGAGCGGCTCGGCGCCAAGCAGGATGGCATCCTGCGCAGCCACCAGATCGCGCCGAACGGCACGCTGCGGGATACCGTCGTCTACAGCATCACCGCGTCCGAATGGCCGACCGTGAAGGCGCATCTCGACTACCAATTGAATGACAAGCCGCGCTGA
- a CDS encoding GMC family oxidoreductase produces MDTFDYVIVGAGSAGCVLASRLSEDPSVTVCVLEAGPRDWHPYIHLPAGFIKTFYMKSINWGYQQEPGPYTAGRSIYAPRGKTLGGSSSINGHVYNRGQRQDFDTWAQMGNRGWSYSDVLPHFKRMEKRIGAGEDQYRGRDGNLIVTTMEWKDRLCESFMDGAVSLGIPRNPDYNGAIQEGVSYVQRTIQNGRRVSSATAFLRPASKRPNVEVRTHAHATGVVLEGKRAVGVRYSRGGRGGVPVEVRARKEVILSGGTYNSPQLLQLSGIGAPELLQEHGIEVRHALNSVGEGLQDHYAPRTVARVKNIKTINELARGLNLWGEALKWAVTRRGILSLSPTMVYCFWHSGETAESSDLQLTFTPASYKEGVQGQLEDEPGMTVASWQQRPESRGYVRLRSADPFDQPLIQTNYLTAELDRRVVVAGMKLARRLLASAPLAPYYAYEDFPGPKVNTDDEFLAAATQRATTTFHPGCSCRMGPAESTWATVDDQLRVHGLSGLRVADASIMPRMISANLNAATLMIGDKAGDLILGKAAVASLSA; encoded by the coding sequence ATGGATACGTTCGACTATGTGATCGTGGGGGCCGGCTCCGCCGGCTGCGTGCTCGCCAGCCGCCTCAGCGAGGACCCGTCGGTGACGGTGTGTGTGCTGGAAGCAGGCCCGCGCGACTGGCATCCCTACATCCATCTGCCGGCCGGCTTCATCAAGACTTTCTACATGAAGAGCATCAATTGGGGCTACCAGCAGGAGCCGGGGCCCTATACCGCCGGGCGCAGCATCTACGCGCCGCGCGGCAAGACGCTCGGCGGCTCCTCGTCGATCAATGGCCATGTCTACAACCGCGGCCAGCGCCAGGACTTCGACACCTGGGCCCAGATGGGCAATCGCGGCTGGAGCTACTCCGACGTGCTGCCCCACTTCAAGCGCATGGAGAAACGCATCGGCGCCGGCGAGGATCAGTATCGCGGCCGCGACGGCAACCTCATCGTGACCACCATGGAGTGGAAAGACAGGCTGTGCGAGTCCTTCATGGACGGCGCGGTGTCGCTCGGCATTCCGCGCAATCCCGACTACAACGGCGCGATCCAGGAGGGCGTGTCCTACGTCCAGCGCACAATCCAGAACGGCCGCCGCGTGTCGTCTGCGACCGCGTTCCTGCGCCCGGCCAGCAAGCGGCCGAACGTCGAGGTGCGCACCCATGCCCATGCCACCGGCGTCGTGCTCGAAGGCAAGCGCGCAGTCGGCGTGCGCTATAGCCGTGGCGGGCGCGGCGGCGTGCCGGTCGAGGTGCGCGCGCGGAAAGAAGTGATCCTGTCGGGCGGCACCTACAATTCGCCGCAACTGCTGCAGCTGTCCGGCATCGGCGCGCCCGAGCTGCTGCAGGAGCACGGCATCGAGGTGCGCCATGCGCTCAACAGCGTCGGCGAGGGGCTGCAGGACCACTACGCGCCGCGCACGGTCGCGCGCGTCAAGAACATCAAGACCATCAACGAGCTCGCGCGCGGTCTCAACCTGTGGGGCGAAGCGCTGAAATGGGCGGTCACGCGGCGGGGCATCCTGTCATTGTCGCCGACCATGGTGTACTGCTTCTGGCACTCCGGTGAGACCGCCGAGAGCTCCGACCTGCAGCTTACCTTCACGCCGGCGAGCTACAAGGAGGGCGTGCAGGGCCAGCTCGAGGACGAGCCCGGCATGACCGTCGCGTCCTGGCAGCAGCGTCCGGAGAGCCGCGGCTATGTGCGACTTCGCTCTGCCGATCCGTTCGATCAGCCGCTGATCCAGACCAACTATCTCACCGCCGAGCTCGATCGCCGCGTCGTCGTCGCCGGCATGAAGCTGGCGCGCCGGCTGCTGGCGTCGGCGCCGCTCGCGCCGTACTACGCCTACGAGGATTTCCCGGGTCCGAAGGTGAACACCGACGACGAGTTCCTGGCCGCGGCGACGCAGCGCGCCACCACCACCTTCCATCCCGGCTGCTCCTGCCGCATGGGCCCGGCGGAGTCGACGTGGGCGACGGTCGACGACCAGCTCCGCGTGCACGGCCTCTCGGGCCTGCGCGTCGCCGACGCCTCGATCATGCCCCGCATGATCTCGGCCAACCTCAACGCCGCGACCTTGATGATCGGCGACAAGGCCGGCGATCTGATCCTCGGCAAGGCGGCGGTGGCGAGTCTGTCGGCGTGA
- a CDS encoding ABC transporter substrate-binding protein, with the protein MRAVLTALGIAATMVLTAADAWADIKVGIVVSATGPGSALGQPQIKTVAALPKEIGGEKVVYIALDDESDSVKGLQNARRLVIQDGVDVIIGSSLTPVTMPMLDVALESKTPLLSLAASTAIVQPMDDKRKWAFKVVPNDDIMAAAMLKHIAKTGVKTLGFIGVSDGYGEGYYQEVTKLAPKLGLTVTTHEVYARGDTSVTGQALQVIATNPDAVFIASAGTPAVLPQQALRERGYAGKIFQTHGVATQEFIKLGKENVEGAVFAGEAFSIADDLAAEDPFRRAHDEFVAAYRAANGDTPNIFAAHLWDTAALLKRAIPGALKTARPGTPEFRAALRDELERGKDVYLNNGLSNMSPTDHNGYDERSAFLIKVEGGRFRLVK; encoded by the coding sequence ATGAGAGCCGTTCTGACTGCGCTCGGCATTGCAGCAACGATGGTGCTCACCGCGGCGGATGCGTGGGCCGACATCAAGGTCGGTATCGTGGTGTCCGCGACCGGTCCGGGCTCGGCGCTCGGACAGCCGCAGATCAAGACGGTCGCCGCGCTGCCGAAGGAGATCGGCGGCGAAAAGGTCGTCTACATCGCGCTCGACGATGAGTCCGACAGCGTGAAGGGGTTGCAGAACGCGCGCCGCCTGGTGATCCAGGACGGCGTCGACGTCATCATCGGGTCGTCGCTGACGCCGGTCACCATGCCGATGCTCGACGTCGCGCTCGAAAGCAAGACGCCGCTGCTGTCGCTGGCGGCCTCGACCGCCATCGTGCAGCCGATGGACGACAAGCGCAAATGGGCCTTCAAGGTCGTGCCCAATGACGACATCATGGCCGCGGCGATGCTCAAGCACATCGCCAAGACGGGGGTGAAGACGCTCGGCTTCATCGGCGTGTCCGACGGCTATGGCGAGGGCTACTATCAGGAGGTGACGAAGCTGGCGCCGAAGCTCGGGCTCACGGTGACCACCCACGAGGTCTATGCCCGCGGCGATACCAGCGTCACCGGCCAGGCACTCCAGGTGATCGCGACCAATCCAGATGCCGTGTTCATCGCCTCGGCCGGCACGCCGGCGGTGCTGCCGCAGCAGGCGCTGCGCGAGCGCGGCTACGCCGGAAAGATCTTCCAGACCCACGGCGTGGCCACGCAGGAGTTCATCAAGCTCGGCAAGGAGAATGTCGAGGGCGCCGTGTTCGCCGGCGAGGCGTTCTCGATCGCCGACGATCTTGCCGCGGAGGATCCGTTCCGGCGGGCTCATGACGAGTTCGTCGCCGCCTATCGGGCCGCCAATGGCGACACGCCGAACATCTTCGCGGCTCACCTCTGGGACACGGCCGCGCTGCTCAAACGCGCCATCCCCGGCGCGTTGAAAACGGCCAGGCCCGGCACGCCCGAGTTTCGCGCCGCGCTGCGCGACGAGCTCGAACGCGGCAAGGACGTCTATCTCAACAACGGCCTGTCCAACATGAGCCCGACCGACCACAACGGCTACGACGAGCGCTCGGCGTTCCTGATCAAGGTCGAGGGTGGCAGGTTCAGGCTGGTGAAGTAG
- a CDS encoding helix-turn-helix transcriptional regulator yields the protein MEAHRPGVEAAGAVSAMVLAIGQTSFPDVLIDTLRTVADVGHCMVFTFEDQGSARCLLSAGNIAIGPDLGAAYSEHFHTADPNRDTIFRERAPARHILLPNFARRMYPKGYRKLFFEDSEIVDKAATAIWVGDHCYYVNFYRTAVQGGFAPDERQRIAVVAPLVGAIVARHCQDRAAVMDPADKLAQLFAPGGPLSVLTTREKDVCRRILSGFTSEAIAGDLGIALNSVFTYRKRAYEKLGIASQNELFAIALRLVATPRPLN from the coding sequence ATGGAGGCCCACAGGCCTGGCGTCGAGGCCGCCGGCGCCGTCAGCGCGATGGTGCTCGCGATCGGACAGACGTCGTTTCCGGATGTCCTGATCGACACATTGCGCACCGTCGCCGATGTCGGCCACTGCATGGTGTTCACCTTCGAGGACCAGGGCTCGGCGCGTTGCCTGCTGAGCGCGGGAAACATCGCGATCGGCCCCGATCTCGGTGCCGCCTATTCGGAGCATTTCCACACCGCCGATCCCAACCGGGACACGATCTTCCGCGAGCGCGCGCCAGCCCGCCACATCCTGCTGCCGAACTTCGCGCGCCGCATGTACCCCAAGGGCTATCGCAAGCTGTTTTTCGAGGACTCTGAGATCGTCGACAAGGCGGCCACCGCGATCTGGGTCGGCGATCACTGCTACTACGTGAACTTCTATCGCACGGCGGTGCAAGGCGGCTTCGCGCCCGACGAGCGGCAGCGCATCGCTGTTGTCGCGCCGCTGGTCGGCGCCATCGTCGCGCGTCATTGCCAGGACCGCGCGGCCGTGATGGATCCGGCCGACAAGCTTGCCCAGCTGTTCGCGCCCGGCGGGCCGCTGTCGGTGCTGACCACGCGCGAGAAGGACGTGTGCCGCCGCATCCTCTCAGGCTTCACCTCGGAGGCGATCGCCGGAGATCTCGGCATCGCCCTGAACTCTGTCTTCACGTATCGCAAGCGCGCCTATGAGAAGCTCGGCATCGCCTCGCAGAACGAGCTGTTCGCGATTGCCCTGCGGCTGGTCGCGACGCCGCGGCCGCTGAACTGA